The Solanum pennellii chromosome 7, SPENNV200 DNA segment TTAACTCTACAAGGAAAAAGATTTCTGCATTTAGTGTTtccttttaataaatttaattaagtttatgCGGTTATATTGGGATATGTGCACTAGTATGTACTGGCTGCAGCATGCACTACTTTGCTCTATTTATCATAATGCTCATGAGATTGTTGTATTGCTTCCACGTTATAGCGTTCCCTGAGGGTTGCTTCCATATTTTAACCCCAGGGATTTGGTCTAGTGGTAAGAGGTCTGGCGGACCCGTGATGTGTGATTTAGGCGCACGTCATGGGTACCCTGTTGCAAGCAATTCCTGGTATGTAAATGGAAAGGGGTAGAGGGGCGGACTCATAATCCACTGAGTTTCGAACCATGGACCGTTAGCTCTTGGGAATTTCTCTGTTATTAGACAAAAGAATGATCAAGAGGGTTTATGTTTGGGCTTCACAACTCATAATTCATCTTAAGATCTAATTATGTGGATGGTGATggtaatattaatattaatattaggTTGCTCAACTAATTGGGAAACCGGACTTGGCCCCTGCTGCATGGGTGAGAAGGTTAGTTACTCTATGTGATCAAGCGCCTGCTACACCGTACAATGTGGTCAGGGCTGTGCTGGAGAAGGAATTAGATCAGAATGTTGATGAATTGTTTGAAAGTTTTGATGTCGATCCTCTCGGTTCTGCTTCTATTGCACAGGTAACTGTTAAGCTTGATTTAAAGCATTACTAAAGCTCATTGTAGAGCGACAAAAATTTCTTCAAGCATTGACTAGAAACTTCATGTTAATCAAACAGTTGTTAAAAATATCGACCTTGCAGATAGTAAATACATTTAGATTTGTTGAAGTGTGTGACTATCATATCTAAAAGTCTAAGTTATTACAGGGGTGACACATTTATTTAGTTATGTTAGGTCTGCAAATTTTTCTCTCGAATTAGGACCAACTCTTTTTTCTTGGGCTTTTACCTGGAAGTTAATTTCCACTAATAGGTTGTAGAACACAGTAGGCACGTAATAGACACAACAGCACCCTATTTCCAGCAATAATAGCAAAAACATTGCCACTTACATGTTAGGCAAGGGAAACTGCCTAAGAAGATACACCAAACAAGTTTTTCAATCTTTGCTGTGGCTGATATATTATAATGTCTAACAATCTCTAGTATATTCTTATGGTTTATGTAGGGCCTTAGCCCTATCCCAACAACAACAGTAGCTTTTGTTTGCAATGaagaatatatatttcaaaagaatttttttgtatattttacatTTTGCATTGTATGGAAATGTGGCTCCTTTCATGAGTCCTTTTTGTTAAATGCAAAATTTGTTCATAGCTAACATGCAAGTGATGACTAGTACAGCCATGATCATGACTCATGATGATGAAGATGTGAAATAtaccaataaaaaaatgaataatgagccattttcaaatctttatatatgtataacatGCCACAAAATATATGCTAGAACTTCTTTTCAACAAGTTCAACCAGTAGACTATGCACTGATACTTTCTTCTTTTCCTAGTTAGCTGATTTCCTTAATCAAGTTTTGTTGTTCTTGCTCCTTCTAACAAGATGGAGGTTTATTTGATCTGATGAAACTTTCAGCTGAAATAGTTTCTTAGGACATCGTCTAGCACTACTCAGCTTTGTGTATATCTGTTcacaaatgaataaatattcattttctaTTGTTCTCCTTACTTCTCAACAGCTTTAACCTTAAAACCAGTGTGATACATGGCTTTGAAGGCCAAACCTGTAAGGCAGTTTAAAGTCagataaataattatttctaaatgtCATATCTTTGAGCTGTATTCTAGTTATACAGAGGAAGTAATATTACTTTGATCCTAAGTGGTTCAACTTGTGTTTACTTTACTTGGAATTAGGTTCACAGAGCGAGACTCATAGGTGACAAAAGAGATGTTGTTGTCAAGGTAAGAAAAATTGACTCATAACTTTGCAGATTGTTGTGATCATAAGGTTCTAAAGTAGTTGTCTTCTCTAGGTACAACACCCTGGGGTCCAACAGCTGATGATGACCGATATCCACAATTTGCAAGCTTTTGCACTATACTTGCAGAAGATTGATATAAAATTCGATATATACTCTTTGACAAAGGAAATTGAGAAACAGGTGCATAAAATTTCCGTATATGCATTATTTACTCTTATCATCTATTGTTTCTCTTTAGCCAGAAGAAGgtaaaatgtaatttcattaaTAACAGCACCAAGGAGGTGCATGTTGCAAATATTTACATCAATATTCAGTTGTTCCTAGTTTCTAACTTGGGAACTAATAAATTGTATTAAGTGACTAGGAGGGCTTTCTATTTTCCTTAATTCTTTCCTGATGATCTTCATTACCTTTTCCAATAAGAacttgttattttctttatcgTTTTTAGTGAAAGccttaaaagttaaaacctGCCTTAATGAGTAAGACTCAAATTCTGGGTGTGAATTTCTGAGATGTTTCCTAATTTATAGCCATGTGTCTTCTGTGAACTTCTTTGACAACCAGATGTTCGTGAATCCATATTTAGCATTAATGATGTTTTCCCTAGAAACATATTAATCTAGCACCTACCTTTCTCATGTGCGGAAGTAGTAGCCTGCATACGGGTTAGGCCGAACCCAGTAGATTGTCTCAAATAGTGTATTTGtgttaataaatacattaaataggtcaaaatattaaatttagaagTTAGAAACGAGTTATTATCACTTGAAAACGTCATTGTCAAATTCAGAACGCAAAAGATGAAATCCTAGCTTCGCCTATGTCATTCATTGCCATTCAAATAATAAGCACATATTGTGAATTTCCATATTTCCCACCCATTATCCTGCTTTACTTTTGTCATAATTATTTTCTCCCCTATATGAGATGAAATTTCTTATCTGTCCACATCCATCCCATAAGAAGTTAAAACGTAATCATCAATAGTTGTTTCTTCACCTTGTGTAGTATGCGGAAAAAGGACATGGGTAGGTCTTCCAATACACTATCTATCAAGGTAAAAGATATTGTTTCTTCCATGAAAGCATTCTTTTCCCAAATTTATAACTTATTGCTTGCCACACAGTAGCAGTTTTGTATTTTGCCTCCGGAGGCCAGCCAAATTAGGTGGAAGGAAATGTGGCTATGTTGCATTGCGGAATATTTGCTGACACCTGAAATTTCCTACTGCATTCACTGGAtataaacatcaattttttcTCTTCTAAGTAACTTATTTTATGAAAGATGGCTCTTCGTAGCCATTGTAGATTTCTGTTCATCTAAATATTGAGGAAACACTTTGGTACAGTAATTCCAAAAGCTTCGTGCATGTAAGTCTTCTTTATAGGTAGTTTCAATTAGCTGGATGGTGCATTATGATCTGTATTGATGGTATGATCGCGAATTATTTTGATGATATCTGTTGTTTCTCACAAATGTCCTTAAAGACAACTCATCTCAGTTGTTTGCTCATGGCTTTACATGCAACTTGGTATTTACCTTGTCATCTCCTATTTCAGCTTAGATTAAGTACAACAATGATTTTTCTTATCCTCTTGCTTTAACAAACTGGTTTCACTTATTACATGTTAGATCGGGTATGAATTCAACTTTTTGAGAGAGGCTGATGCAATGGATAGAATTCGGCGTTTTCTCTacgaaaataacaaaaagtccCCAGTTATGGTTCCACGGGTGATTCGAGATATCGTCACAAGGTGAGCTCTCTGTGGAATATTTGactaattgatgttttcttatcTAAATATTGGTAGCTTTGATCTTCAATGGACATTTGAAATGTCTTGCTGTAATGAGGTGGATCAAGCGATTGTTTGAAACTGATTAATCATTACTGTAACTGTTTTGCTTTGTAAGATGCTTCTCTGTTATTTCTTCAATAATCTTGCATGTCCTTTTGTTCTTATTGTCACAAGGTTCATATGTTAGCTCAAGCCACTGTAAAACTTCCGATGAATGTGCTGTCTCACATCTTGTTTGCTTTCATCATTCCAACAACATATAGATGTTCACTAGGTTCATTAACTTTTCGATTAGTTTGTTTCTTTTCTCTGTTGGATGTATGAACTTTACAGCTACAGTGTAACTTTCTTTTCAGATTACTTAATAAtccattttttcctttaatatttttaaaaggagGGTCCTAGTGATGGAATATATAGATGGAACCCCGATTCTGAAGCTAGGAGATGAAATGGCAAAGAGAGGCATCAGTCCAGATGGTAAAATTGCAGCGGTAGCAAGGCAGTAAGAACCTATATTTCTCAGAGTGAATTTGGCTTCTAAAATAATTTAGGTTACTGTCTCTGGTATATATGTTATCTCTGTTAAATTAAACTGATAACATTGGCGATAGCGGAAGCAATATTTAACTTATGAATATTTATGCAAATAAAGATATGCGTTGAGTGAAACTAACACAATAATGTATATAGAACCCGAAAACCTTGTTAAACACTTGAAAACACCAGATTAATTCAGGAAATCTGGCCTAAATTTTAGTTAAACCCCACAATCTCATGTATTGAAATGAATTACCTTGTGAAAATCAGGAGTTCTTCAAATAACAAAGGAAAATATATTCCTCTCTCAGTAATCTGAAAATGATCATCAAAGCACACTGAAGAATCCCTTTAGGGTGGCTATGAATCTGTATATTTGGGATCATTATAAAAGTATCAAGATTGTCCCGAAAAAATCTAGGTGGGACATTCTGCCTAGGATTGACACAGATTTTTGATAGGTTGGCAGCAAAATTTCCTCATTTTGTGGCAGAGTGGCGCCAAGTTCAGCATTATTTTTTCTGCGTCGTGGTTAATGCAGATTTGCGCCAAGCACTGCACCTTGGCTCTAACTTTGGCTCCAGATCATCTTCCTACTTGGTCACAAGCACGTTAAAAGTCTATAAGGCATCTCCAAGCTTTTTTAGCTCATTTTCCACACGCTCTCAACACAAAAAAACTGTTTCCAAATTATTCCTAAGTTAAGTGGTGATTACGTCACAGTTCACACTTATCTCATGAAAGATTCCATTTTACCCCTGTACTGACTTGTTTGAGATGAGATTCTTTGACATCTTCCTTCTACACCAGAAGAAGTTTTGACGATGGCTCACCACATAccttttgaagaaaataaagtatATTAGCAAATGCTACATAGCTTGAGATGTTGGTTGTATAAAAATGTTCCAGCACACAAACTTGCANACCAGAAGAAGTTTTGACGATGGCTCACCACATAccttttgaagaaaataaagtatATTAGCAATGCTACATAGCTTGAGATGTTGGTTGTATAAAAATGTTCCAGCACACAAACTTGCTTGACCTTTCGAAATTCTCTGCCTTTTGTCATGTAAACTGAAGGAGTTGGTTTTGTACCTGTGGGGTCAAATCAATGGATGAAAATTCCATGTGCCAATTTACTTGGCTATAAATTGACAAGATTCAAGATGAATTAATGTGAAGATTTTGTATGAagataattcttcattggtaCAAAATAAAAGGTCAAGATAGTAattttgtaggtgaaatttaggtaAACCATAAAATGGTTACACATAGTAAACCTTgacattttgacacatagtgatgtcatggatgacatcaataagAAGAAttaatttctataaataggaagctcttaattcatttgtAAGACGCATTTGACTTGTCTTTTCATCTTCCAAGACATTTGATGTTGTTTCTCTCTTGTAATATTTCACTTGTATTCTTTTTGAGTGAAACAAATACTGGTGCAGTTGTTATCcggtggacgtaggatcattctgatccgaaccacgttaaatattgttatgcttccttgttttttattttcacatttacGCTAACAATTTGCATCAGAGCCAAGGATCTATTTGTGTATACTCTGTGGTTTCAGCACAATTTGAACTTCCACGTCAAAAAAGAATTACTTTGTTTTTCTGTATTTCCAAATACTTCGTAGTTAAAGAAGAACAAGTAACAATGAGttccatgaagtttgaaatttataGATTTAATGGGCGCAACTACTTCAATATTTGGATGATCCAGATGATGACGTTACTGCGGAGGAAAGGTTCAATCCATGCTATTGACGGAAAGTACCCCAATAATACATCGAATCTCGACAAGAAAAAGATTGAAGGAGATGCATCGAGTGTAATCCAACTGTCCCTTTCACCTAATGTGCTCTGTGAAGTGAGCACAAGTACTGAGGAGATGGTTTAACAATTGTGGGAAAGGCTGAAAGGGCGGAGCCGTTTGGTGACAACAAGGATGTTGCTATAATGGTGTCTTCACACATTTAAGATGGAGTTAGGTACTTTGTTGCAGGACCATCTAGACGCGTTCAATAAACTTGTGATGGACTTAAAGACTTAAAAAGGATGAGGAGACGCTTGCATATGCTTTGCTATtttcattgacttcaaaatatcgtGATCTGAAAATTCATTTCCTATCACTCTTTGAGCAATTGCGACAAGTACTTAACTCTTGTGATGTGGAGGCATTTTGAAAAGACAAAGATGATGAATCTAGTGAGCTCTTTGTGAGAAGCGTACCTGCCAACAGGGAAGGAGCAAATCTAAGTACATATCAAAGTCTCATGTGAACAAGAAAAATGCAGAGTGTAGGGTTATTACAAGAAGAGGCATTTTGAACGAGATTGTCTTATGTCAAAGTCAAAGAAAAGGCGAGTGCATCTACTGTTGAGCGCCTACATGATTCTGATAATGATTATGTACTAAGAATATTATCCAATAGTGGAGTCTATGACAATAGATGTATGTTAGATTCTGGTTGTACTCTGCATATGATATTCCGAAGAGATTGGTCCAGCGACTATGAAACAAATGGAGGAACCATAACAATGGGCAATAATGTAACTTGTAAAAGAATTGACATTGGTTCAGTTTGGGTTTGGTGCCATGATGGAATCATGAGGACTATTATAAAAGTCTGTCATGTTCTTGATCTGAAGAACCTCGGGTGCTTTGGATGAACAAGGCTACAAGTACATGAGCAAAGGGAACTCTGAAAGTGACTAAAGGGTCTTTAGTCATGTTGAAGGCCAAGTTGGAGGATGACCTCTACACAATAGAAGAAAGCACCCTTGTGCAGTTATCTTATGATGTTAAAGAAAATTTATGGCTCATGAGACTAGGTCATGTAAGTGTACAAGGACTGGAGATATTGAGCAACTGCAACCTTTTGAATGGTGAGAAGATCAACACACTTGAATTTTATGGGCTCTGCGTCTTAAGGAAGCAGATGTAGGTCAGCAACCCTATAAATCTGAATAGATGTAGTCTAGCACCCCTCCCATCTTGTGCTTGCTAGTGTTGGCCACAAATAGCCCACTAGCTTTGTCACATTTGTCTCCTTCAAAATGTCTCCGCACATCACAAGAATTAAGTGGTTACCACACTTGCTCAAGAGTGATAGGCTCCTTGCTATACATCATTGAATTCTCAATATCATGATATTTGGAAGTCaatgaaaatagaaaagaaCATGCAAGTGTCTCCTCATCCTTGTTAATTTCAGCAGTCTGTAAGTCTATCACAAGTTTATTGAACGAATCTAGATGAACCTGCAAAAAAGTACCTAAATCCATCTTAATGTGTGAAGACACCGTTGTAACAACATCCTTGTTGTCATTGACCAATCTTGGTAAAGGCCTTCCAACCTTTCTCATAATTATTTGACGGTCTCCTCGGTACTTATCCTCACTTCACAAAGCAATTTAGGTGCAAGGGATAGTTGAATTACACTCAATGCATCTTCTTCTTGTTGGAATTCGATGTGTTATCGGGGTACTTACCGTCAATAGCAGTGATTGAACCTTTCCTCCTAGTAACGCCATCATCTGGATCTTCTAGATGTTGAAGTTGTTGCATCCTACTAAAtctatcaatttcaaactttatgGAACTCACCTTACTTGTTCGTCCTCTTCTACTACAAAGTATTTGGAAATACAGAAAACCAAAGTAAAGAAATGTGGGAGTTCATATTATGTTGCAAccccttggctctgataccaattatTAGCGAAAAcgtaaaaataaagaacaaggaagaacaactatatttaacgtggttcggatcaGAATGATCCTATATCCACTGGAGAACAACTgttcttatatttatttcacACCAAAACATTACAAGTGAAATATCACAAGAGAGTAAGAAGATAAAATGCCTTAAaagatgagaaggcaagtgagaaTTGTCTTacaaatgaattaagagctCCTATTTATAGGAATGAATTCTTTTTATTGATGTCGNACGTGGTTCGGATCAGAATGATCCTATATCCACTGGAGAACAACTgttcttatatttatttcactccaaaaCATTACAAGTGAAATATCACAAGACAGTAAGAAGATAAAATGCCTTAAaagatgagaaggcaagtgagaaTAGTCTTacaaatgaattaagagctCCTATTTATAGGAATGAATTCTTtttattgatgtcatccatgacatcataACGTGTCAAAATGTCAAGGTTTAATATGtgaaaccattttatggtttacctaaatttcacctacaaagTTACTATCTTGAacttttattttgtactaataaaaaaattatttcttaataaaaCTTCACATTAATTCATCTTGAATCTTGTCAATTCCTAGTAAATTAAATTGACACATGGAATTTTCTTCCATTGGGTTTGACCCCACAAGGACCaaccaactctttcaatctCCACCGTTATCTACTATTTATAAAGTTAGTAGTTTCTAATTGTTTGAAGGATCATTTCAACCTCATTCTGTTTCATCATGAGAATATGGTAAACTGGGGTACTATTCTCTTATTTGTTACTTCTACATGCAGGAACATACTAAAAAGTTTGTCCCTAGCTTATGGACAAATGATACTCAGGAGTGGTTTCTTTCATGCAGATCCTCATCCAGGGAATATTCTAATCTGCAAAGGTGCTGAGGTTAGTATGCATCTTTTCGTTTTCTTCTTTCAATTAGGTTATCACATATAATTGTTCTTGTTTAGGGTTCTGACAAGGATCGTGACATTCTTCTCTTATTAAGGTTGCATTGCTGGACTATGGACAAGTTAAGGATCTTCCAGAAAATCTCAGGCTTGGATATGCTAAACTTATTCTTGCTATTGCTGATGGCAATGCTACTACGGCCAAAGAAAGCTTTAAGTGAGAAACTTTCCAATGAATCTCTTGTTATAATTTCAAGAATAGTTTTCTTCCTGACGAAGCAACATGATGCAAAATACTAATGGGAGATCTCAAAAGCTTGAAATCACAAATGTTCTTCCAAAAAATAAACAGAAAAGGAAATAGTAGTAGTTTATGTATTAgttattcaagtgtgaagaatgGAAACTGGAGTTGACTTTATGGAGCGAAACCAACTACTCTTGGCACTAATAACAGAGatggaaatgatttttttaactCTATTACGGAGTTAATGTTATTGCAATAATTACATTCTTTTAGTACTGATGTGTTTCCAATCTTTGAACTTCTCACTTTGAATTAAAGGGAGCTTGGCATAGACACCCTAAGCAAATGTGAGGATGAGCAGAAAGAAATGCTTAAATTGGCACAAGGGATGTTTGACACAAAATTACCACCTGGTGTAAAGATGATGCAACCTTTCTCAGAAGAATCTTCAGTCAAAAAAATTGCAGTTGAGGTATGCGGTACCTGCTTTCTCAACTTATGGTATTTACCAATTCCCAACGTTAATCATTTTAGAAAGGGTTGCATTTACCATTCAAGAATCTAATGATCTTTTCCACATGATACTACCTTCCCCATTGAGGTCTATCAGTTTGATTAGTGATGGATATTGAAGACAAGAGTTGACGCAGTTGTATTTTGATAACCCTGACTAAAGAATTTGAACTTTTATCAGTCGTCATGTCTTTGTTGATGCTTTGGTAATAAGGAACTATAGAATTAGTGAAAAGAGTACAGAGAAGAGTTTATCTTTTATGAAAGTGATCATAATTTTGGGACACTGCAAAAGGAGTTTCTTTCCATTTAAAGTTAATAACTTGCTTAGGATGGCATTGGGAGGATGAATTGATTTTGAGAAGTAAATCTTAGCAGAACAATATTCATTGCTGAACTCTATCTATACATAATTACCTGAAATTCCTATTTATTTGGAGCTTCGACTCAAAAGCATGGACATCTCAGAAAAAAATTACGTGGGGTCAAACAATCTTCTGATGGAAAGTTATAATAAATTCTATGCATTTTGTTGTAAGgacatataaattgaaaaaatgagCTGTTTGGTTCAAGTGTTGGTTGGAGGATATTGTGATCAATAGAGATAGAAGGCCACATAGTTTGTGGTCATGCAAATAAACTTAGCAGACTGCCGATCTATAGCCACAATAGACTGATCTGTGTCCCTGggctatgttgctcggactcttaaAAAATTACACCATGTGCATGTCGGATCCTCCAACAATAGTGTATTTTAGAGGATCTGACACGGGTGCggcaacatttttgaagagtccgaacAACATAGTCCCTACGTCTTTCAGCCAACTAAATCAATGTAGTGACTACTTTCACATTTTGCACCTGTGCTTAAAATGCAACTACATAAATCATTATACTAGACGAATTCTTATAAGCTTCTAGAACAAATTCTGCGGAAAGgaaactaaaatattgaaattgaagCCATGGCCATTTGACAAGTACTTATAAGTACCATGATTAAGCTTACACTTTGATTACTATACATACACTAGACATGCTACTAATCTGGTATTCCTCAATCTTTATGATAATGGAGAAATGTTTAGCCAAGAATCATGAAAGAGAGGAACTTTTTGACATTGGTCAGCAAAGGCTGAGTAAGTTTTTATTGTTTCCATTAGAAATGTTCTCTTAAATGATTGTGGTGCTctataaagaagaaaagagaaaggcCACAGCATGTCGAAATTGGAAGTCTTTCACTTAAGATGCAAATGCAATAATGTCCAACCGTCATGAAAATGACTCTGGACCATTCTGAATTTCAGTCTCTTAAAAATTTGTGAAAATTCAGCTCAATTAGGTCCCATAAAGTCTGGATTTTAGCTTCTGTGACTTACAAGTGGTCTGTTTTGTTCTCTTGCATTATGCTCCACAAATGATAAGATGGATCTCGTACCTTCTTAAGTTCTTTGCATCACTTAGTACAGTGAATGACGCCTTGTATCACCGGCCTTTCTTATTTGCTGATTAATTTTGTTAAATGTACTTGGTGACATGAGTACTAAGGTCAAAATGTGAACACAATTCTATTTGATGTTAGGCTTTT contains these protein-coding regions:
- the LOC107025822 gene encoding uncharacterized protein LOC107025822; amino-acid sequence: MSVQSDFQEKVSACFRPWQRSFQFWVRAVDIYTGYKVFQLRVGFEKDVQKQEAMWERQHEVAAEKIYNMCSDLGGFFLKVAQLIGKPDLAPAAWVRRLVTLCDQAPATPYNVVRAVLEKELDQNVDELFESFDVDPLGSASIAQVHRARLIGDKRDVVVKVQHPGVQQLMMTDIHNLQAFALYLQKIDIKFDIYSLTKEIEKQIGYEFNFLREADAMDRIRRFLYENNKKSPVMVPRVIRDIVTRRVLVMEYIDGTPILKLGDEMAKRGISPDGKIAAVARQNILKSLSLAYGQMILRSGFFHADPHPGNILICKGAEVALLDYGQVKDLPENLRLGYAKLILAIADGNATTAKESFKELGIDTLSKCEDEQKEMLKLAQGMFDTKLPPGVKMMQPFSEESSVKKIAVEAFPEELFSILRTLQILRGLSVGLGISHSCAEQWRPIAEEALYNAGRLTDIDMKRSHRHRTRRKSGK